TAGCTTTTATATCATAAACATATAATTTTGGTGCAAATGGCAACATTattcaacacattaaaaacattccATATGAGGAATAAAAGTAAAACGTAAAAAAGCGTTATTTTTAAATCAgcagacaaattaaataaaaaggaagagtacaagaaaaaataaataaaataaaaaaaataatgcactgcAATGTTATTGTTACCTTCATGTGTTTCCGGAGGGAGCTGGGGTGTGTGTAGGATTTATCACACATTTTGCAGAGATAAGGTTTGTCAGAGGTATGGACGTGCATGTGTTTCTTACGATCACTGCTGTTCGCAAAGCGTCTGTCACAGCCTTCAAACTCACACTTGAAAGGTTTTTCACCTAACAAAAACATAGAGCAAACAtctctcaaaatatgcattttaaaaggcAAGcacatgtatttaataaataaataaataataaaatatgtcacATTTGGAGATACATAAATCTAGCAAATGGATATAAGCAAATTCAAacgcgtaaaaaaaaaaaaaaagttcctgtcCATATTCCACTATGAAACACGGCTCACAAAAATATCCATTTAAATTTCGCCCAAATTGCTTACGTTATTTTGTAACGATACTGTACTCCTACACGTGCAATTTATTAGTTAGTATACAACATGTAAcgaatagaaataatatattgtgCTTGGTATGAAAATTATTAATAggacaaagaaacaaataatgaaaaaaaaaaaaatacaaaaacatttcagcattATTTGCTTGCCATATTAAGTCCcataattaaaacatataaatacgaAATGTTATTAGTAATATAGCAATggatatatatgaaaaaaaaaaatgcattttcttacCGGTGTGTGTTCTTTTATGGATTTTCAGATTTTCCGATCGGGCGAATACTTTTCCACAGCCTGGGAACGGACACGGAaacggtttctctccggtgtgaactctGATATGATTCACAAGTTTATACTTTGCTTTAAACGGTTTCCCTTCCCGGGGACATTCTTCCCAAAAGCAAATGTGATTCGACTGCTCTGGTCCCCCAACGTGCTCCACCGTCAGGTGGGTCACGAGCTCGTGCATGGTGCTGAAAGTTTTGTTGCAGGACTTTTTCGGATTCGTTAGCTGCTCCGGTTCGACCCATTTGCAGATGAGCTCTTGCTTTATGGGCTGTCTCATGTAGCGAAAGAAGGCCCCAGCCCCGTGATGGGCAGCCATATTCATGTTCATGGGGCCATAGCCGTGCAACTGAGTCGAGGCGTAGTGCTCGGATCTGGGGCTAGCGACGTGACCGTATTGCTCGGCCCTGCCGTACATGTCCCCGGAAAAGCCCAGGCGCATCTGACTGTTCACCACGTTGGAGGACGCGTGCGTGGCCGCTTGCTCGTGCAGTCCCGGGAAGAGCAGGTGCCCAGCGGCGTCAGAGTGCCCATGTGGTCCGGCGAAACTTCCAGCAGCGGAGGCGAACAGACTGTGCTGCGCGCTCGTGGCGTCTCCGAAGCCCCGATTGCGAAAGAGAAAGTCCCGAGTGGAGTTGAAGGCGGCGGTGGAGTACGAGCTGACATGAGTGGGGTGATGATGGTGTCCCAGGGCAGCGGCCGCGGCGTAACCGGGCGCTTGCGAGGAAAACGCCGTTTGCCCAGAGCCGAGGTCGTGGGAGCTATGGTTGATTTTAAAAGCGCCCATACCGTCGGCGAACGGGTTGATACCCAAAGCCACTTCTCTGTCTGTAACTTCGCCTGTTGAGTGATGTCTGGTGGAGCCGAAAGTAGTCACTCCAATGGTGGGATACTGTGGTCCCGCGTCCAAGAGCATCTTCAGTCTGCAGCAGAGGAGACTGAGAGAGGAAGAATCTCTAACAACTGTCTCTGCTTGCTATTTCTCTGACTTAAGTCTGTGCAAGGCAAACTCCGATCTCCTATTCCTATTTACTTTTAGTGGAGAGGAATTTCCCTCTCCTGCTCATCCGATGCGCACGCAAATCATGTGCAATATTGTCTTTTGCGGTTTATCTTCCTGTGGCGCAACTTTCACCTCCTCAGTCAGGCGGTGAGCTTCAGACTGATAGTCGCAATCATTCCTGCAGATAAATGAATTGAAAAGACAACACAGTCCACCCCTGATGAATGGGGAAGGAGGGGGGCAGCACGTGACCCCGAGCTTGGACCATCATTGGAGAGGGCGCTCTCCCCCTACTAACATTCACTCACCAAATAACAGCCCGCCATGCCTCAGCATCAGTGCGATTGGTCGGTTTACATCATCAATCTATGGGATTGTCGGGAGGTTGCTGACTGTGATTTTGCTCTTAATGTTGAAATTCAGAAAAGAGACTTCAGTGAATGCATAGCCGAATAATAGCTTTTGTCCTAGACACGGAGTACTTCCACGTTTGGCCTACTTATGTGGAAGCCTGATGCTCTGAGAAGAACCTGGCGCGCATCTAGTAAACACTGGCTGCAATGTGATAAAGTGTAGCCTGTTCTTAAATGGCGTGGAACTCATGCGTTTAATCCTGAAGAACCAAGTGCTAAAACCAAATGCTACGTTCCACATGCTTTTTCCATAAACGTGGAAAAAATACTCCTAGTTAGCAATATATATGCCAagtcgttttatttatttatttatttatttattttagcactgGCATGCTATTTAATGCACAAATTTGTCAATGGTACAAACTATTAAACATAAAGATATTAGcacataaatattttcaattcaatgTAGGATTGGGCCGAAACACTTAAAGGATTGTAGGATTGGGCCAAAACAGGCAATAAAGTTTTTGGCTTGGGCATTTCAATTTTGGTTGACTTTCTTTACATgcatcatttaaaaaagtttctcGCTTATGCAAAACACATGTATTGTACTGTTGTTGAAATTTAATTATGAAACACTGCACACTCAGTAGGCCTTCGGCAGATGCCTTCCAACTTCAAATAATATATGCAAACTTGCGAACGAGGTGTCTCTTTccgttattcatatttttaacctatgtttttgaaagattaagGCCGTAATGTATCAcccttgtgtgtgtaaaagttGTGGGTTGTGGAAGTTGTGAAGTGGGATTTCTCTCTGCAGGAAACTCCGGCGGCTGGAGTTCAAAAGCTGCATGAACAGACGAACCATTAAAATATCATCCAGACTGAAGCCTTGAGCTTCATACACTACCAAACTCCTtccagagcgagagagagagcgagagagagagagagagagagagagagagagagagagagagagagagagagagagagagagagagagacaggaaaagCTGTTTAGTTGAATGTTTTGTCTGAAGGACATTATCTTTATAAAAGAATCTGGACGATGTCTTCAACAGGTGAAACACGAAATAAATTTTGGAGGCATCATTGGGAAATATTTAACGAGCACcctggacatatatatatatatatatatatatatatatatatatatatatatatatatatatatatatatatatatatatatatatatatatataaaaacaagtacGCAATACACAAGAACAAGTACGATTAAAAGACTGTACACACTGAAGGGGTGTGTGTAATAAGGactaatttgttgttgttgttgttgttgttgttgttgttgttgttattgttattattattattattattattaatctttttaagcaaattaatatttttaagaacataaactatttttgtttgttaccATTCAacctcattttatttaattaagagTGAGTAAAACACGGTGACTTAATTTTAACTATCtgttaaatctatttttatttttatttttaaatgggcgACAAAGAGTTTTTCTTAGAAATTGACTTTTTctgctttgtaattttttttattaaattcagtgATTTTTGTCAATAGCTGAATTTCATTCCCGAGTGttatttttcatgcttttttattgTCAAATTAAACTCGTTTTGTATCTTGTCATAATTTCCCCCTCTACCCAgcaaaaattagctgaaaattaaCTTTTCGTCACGTGCAAGAGAAATGCCTAAAGAATGCAGCTGCGACCCATTCGACCCTGAGCCACAGCCATTTGACTAACATCTTCAGTATTCGTCAAAAGTGTTCACACAGTGTTTACTTATTTATGACACGGATGGTGTGGTTTTGTCACTAGACGTCTGACAGATCAATTCATGACCTTTCTCAAAGgaatatcaatttatttgtataaataattaaacgCGTCTTGaccctgattaaaaaaaaaaagtcgcctAAAGTTGGATTAAGGATTTTGGACTAAGTTTGCATTCACATGTGATCATAATACATGAACATAAAACGATCACTATGGCCTTCATATGAAGTAATGATTCCGTGAAATGCGATGTTACAGTGTTGCAATCACAcatctactaaaaaaaaataaatatgaaatgattttatgatattttttggtGTTATTTGTCAGAatgaagttacaaaaaaaaaaaaaaaatggactgagGGTAGGGGTGTTAACTGTTTCCATTTTTCATAGAGACACATGGTCACTAATGCATTCTAAATGTTGTCTCCATAATCTCACTATAATCCGCCTAATTTCAGTGGAGACTGAACCTATGATTTTTGACATGTTTCTAATACTATAACTGTCTGACCTTTTTAGGTCAGTTCACCCAACACTTCCTATTTGTGTCCGGCTGGTTTGATTAAGTTAGAGCGTCAAAACAGTTGCAATTAcggtaaaaaattatatatttgaattatgtatttaaacttttattgtgCAAGGAGGAAACATTCCATTCACCAAAACTTCTTTCACCTCCTCATGATGATTTAAACTGCTTTGACTCAGAGCGTGTTTATGGCTGATTTCATTGCATATTGGAAAATTACATTCAGTGCCATGTACGGAGAAATAATCAATAGcattacacttttatttacaaGTTCAAGGAGTTTTAAGTAACATACTCTAATTTTATGCTATATTTCATTAAACAGTTGTATATTTTTCCTCTTCATAAAACAGTTTAACAAAACTTTGCgtgaacattaatttattttgtaagatAGTCCTGCTGTTTATTATTGTGGAGTACCTTAACCACTTAGATGCACTTTCACCGACCATATCTGCAAGGCCAATTTTATTTCTTGAAATATTAGCATTCGCGTGCGATTCCTTCTTCTCGGCAAAGTTCAAAGAATGCTACTAAAAACTCTTGAGCTTGTTTTCTTGAGGTGGGGACTGTCCATTTACTTTCAAGCTTTCTATACCCTTCTAGATAAACGCAACAGCCGGTTGTTGATTCATGATTGTACTGTATACATAACAGGTGCACTGTCAAcagtgtatttattaaataacggTGAGTAACCTGTGAGATAAACTTTTACGTATCGCAAAGACTGGATAACGTCTgtgttaggatttttatttaacagttacTCGAGCTATTTTGCCAAGGCTTCTCTGCTGCCCTGTACACTTTTGATGAAGCACCACCTCCTGTGTGCCTGATCCGCCGCCGCTGAACAACTGAGGCCGAAAATTACCCCCGATCATAACAACAggacttttgcgttacttttttcttctccggacaataGGCGACCCTCGCGTATTGCACAAGACAATGATCCCATGACGACATAAGCACCGTTAGAGAAAAAAAggaggaaacttttttttttttttttttttttattagagggTTGGGTTAATTTAAAACAGAGTCTGGGCAAGCAGCATGCAACTGAAAACTTTAACTTTGTACTAACCGCCGTTTTCGATGTTTATTATGGAGCTTCTTCAACTGTTCTTTTTAACGGATTACTGGACAGAACCTATGTCGCATTTTTTATTGCATGCAAGTCCACTCTCCGGTTTACTTGTTGCGGTAAACTGCTAAAGCCCAGTCGCAGATTTCCAACAGCTGTGATATAAAGAAATGAAACATTGCTTCGATGTAACTTCGGGATTGCAGCTGAAGGTACAATAACCTTTGCatgacaaaaactttttttttttcttcatccgcTGCCTAAGGCTCGGCGCATGCGCGCTCTCTGTTTGCTGtcactaaaacatttttcttcgCATTGGAAACTGTCACGAGTGACGTCAATCACAGAGCTCTGACCAATTAGAGCGCTCGGTGATTGTTTGGCTCCACGGGCTGCAGCGCCTACCATGAATCTCTATTCAGTATATCAAAGCGTCCTGCTGCTGCCTCTCAACCGAATGGGATTCCACGTAGGCACTGAGATAGCAACTAAACTTTAGgagaagtttattttttatttatttatttttttcttctgtattcttCAAAgcgattaaaatatatttgtcatcatcattattattattctgcctGCTGTCAAGTTATTCTAAAATTAGGAGTAATGAGCGTGGATGCTTTGGGAAGCCCTGTGATGGACCCCGCGTTTTCCAAACGGAACACGACGCTGAGATTAGTTGACTTGGCAGGGGCTCAccaccatcaccatcatcaccaccataCCCCTCAGAGCGTGACAGGCTTCCCGGGGTTCAGCAGCCATCCACACTCAATGGCTCACTCGCACCCTGGGGAGATTACTGCGGAACCCCGCCTGGGGCCGAGTCCATTCGGGCCAGAACACATGGGGCACTCCGCGGCCCTCAAAATCAGCCCAACCCATCATTATCcccaccaccatcaccaccacaATCATCATATTGCAGGCCACAGTGAAGTGGTCTCCAGTCAAACGGGAGCTTTTGGCCCGGTGCAGGCGGCAACGGTCCCGTACTCTATGTCTCACACGGCCCAGGCGCTATCCGCAGGTAGGGATTTCCTCATTTGCCGAGATTTGACAGCTCAAGCCATGCCCGTGCTGACCGATCAGACTTCTGGTTCAGCCTCTCACCACGGAATGTTTGTCTCAACAACAGGTAGCTATCCGGGACACTATGGTCATCACCCCGACCCTGGGAACCATACGCTCTTCCCTGGACTTCATCACGATCAGCCATCTACCGGAGCACCAGGTGGCCAAGCCTTGAACGGACAAATAAGTTAGGAATACCTGCCGAAATGTACGTTCGGTCTGATCATTTGAGTCAAGTAGCGAGCTCCAGGGCAGACCCGTTTGCTGCTTCTCCTCTGCACGGATACGGCGGGCTCAATCTGAACATGAATCTCAGTGCACATCACCACCACGGAGCTGGCGCTTTTTTCCGTTACATGAGGCAGCCGATCAAGCAAGAGCTCATCTGCAAGTGGCTGGAGCCAGAGCACTCGGCGAAAAAACGTTGCTCCAAAACTTACAGCACCATGCACGAACTAGTGACACATGTGACTGTGGAGCACGTCGGAGGACCGGAGCAAGCGAACCATATCTGTTTTTGGGAAGAATGTCCACGAGAGGGAAAGCCATTTAAAGCAAAGTACAAACTTGTGAATCACATCAGAGtgcacaccggagagaaaccattTCCTTGTCCGTTCCCAGGCTGTGGAAAAGTATTTGCCAGATCGGAAAACTTGAAAATACACAAGAGAACACACACAGGTCAGTGGCTTAATTTCTCGTCCCTTAGGACAATTCAGTTAAATGCTAGCGGCTCATAACTATTTAGTTACTAGATATACAGTAGTGCTGAAAGTGTAAACGAATAAATGCACAGCAACTAGTTTATTAATGACACGAGCTAGCTTGCAAGCTAAATACAGGCAGAGTTTGTTCAAAAAATCCGCTTTTAAGAAGGTTGGCTTTTAATATATGCAGTGGCTTATCTATGGTGGAAAGGATTTTCGCGGAACACTGGCACCATTATCATTATTGTCACTGTTATTTCATGAATTGTAATAGGCTACATGTACTTAGTTTACGCTAATATAATATGCTAATATTCTTTTTTACAATAAGTCATGGTTCAAAAAAGAAGGGGGAAGCATAAAGGTGGAGCACTGTAgattgttgctgtttttaatttactTGCTTTTTCTAAATCATGtgtgttgttaaattaaaataaaaaaaaaaaaaaaaaaaatgtgtgcctTACTTCATCAGATTGCTTACAACTTTACAGCACATCCACATGTTTGGGGCCTACTGAGTCCAGTTTAGTCGGttgcagaaaataataataataataataataataataataataataataataataataataaattaagaaataaggTACTGCtttatgttaaaatgcccaaattatttttccacaaaaaatctTTATGGACATCTTCTGTTTATATTACAATTACTGCAAATTGTACACATTTATAGACAATTTGCAAACTGTTATACGCTACTCCTTTGCGACATTTTGGAAACCACAAACACTCATAAGTTCAAGTACTCTGTTATCCCTTCAGAACGATCTACTGGGGCTTGCTAGCATTATACATAGGCTAGTGTCCTGTATTGATTACAGTGtatgttttttctgtctttttttttttttttgtgtttttttgtgtgtgtttgtgtttttcagagactaaaggtgtgtgtgtgtgtttgtgtgctccaGTCAGCCTTAAAAGAAACTGTCCAAAACGTCATTAATTGCACCAAGAGACAATATGTTGTAGTTGTTTCCAT
This sequence is a window from Cyprinus carpio isolate SPL01 chromosome A24, ASM1834038v1, whole genome shotgun sequence. Protein-coding genes within it:
- the LOC109049004 gene encoding zinc finger protein ZIC 1 → MLLDAGPQYPTIGVTTFGSTRHHSTGEVTDREVALGINPFADGMGAFKINHSSHDLGSGQTAFSSQAPGYAAAAALGHHHHPTHVSSYSTAAFNSTRDFLFRNRGFGDATSAQHSLFASAAGSFAGPHGHSDAAGHLLFPGLHEQAATHASSNVVNSQMRLGFSGDMYGRAEQYGHVASPRSEHYASTQLHGYGPMNMNMAAHHGAGAFFRYMRQPIKQELICKWVEPEQLTNPKKSCNKTFSTMHELVTHLTVEHVGGPEQSNHICFWEECPREGKPFKAKYKLVNHIRVHTGEKPFPCPFPGCGKVFARSENLKIHKRTHTGEKPFKCEFEGCDRRFANSSDRKKHMHVHTSDKPYLCKMCDKSYTHPSSLRKHMKVHESSSQGPQPSPAASSGYESSTPPTIVSPSTENQSSSSISPASSTVHHTSSHSTLSSNFNEWYV
- the LOC109049007 gene encoding LOW QUALITY PROTEIN: zinc finger protein ZIC 4-like (The sequence of the model RefSeq protein was modified relative to this genomic sequence to represent the inferred CDS: inserted 1 base in 1 codon); protein product: MSVDALGSPVMDPAFSKRNTTLRLVDLAGAHHHHHHHHHTPQSVTGFPGFSSHPHSMAHSHPGEITAEPRLGPSPFGPEHMGHSAALKISPTHHYPHHHHHHNHHIAGHSEVVSSQTGAFGPVQAATVPYSMSHTAQALSAGSYPGHYGHHPDPGNHTLFPGLHHDQPSTGAPGGQALNGQIXLGIPAEMYVRSDHLSQVASSRADPFAASPLHGYGGLNLNMNLSAHHHHGAGAFFRYMRQPIKQELICKWLEPEHSAKKRCSKTYSTMHELVTHVTVEHVGGPEQANHICFWEECPREGKPFKAKYKLVNHIRVHTGEKPFPCPFPGCGKVFARSENLKIHKRTHTGEKPFKCEFDGCDRRFANSSDRKKHSHVHTSDKPYNCKVRGCDKSYTHPSSLRKHMKVHCKSPPPSSGYESSTPSLVSPSSDLGREPAPSALSEPLSSSSQPANLSEWYVCHSSGASGPQTPPSGSSTPGHTEGPAYGNPERRDAF